GCGGTGCCCTGGCCGAGCGCGCTATCTATCGTGATCTCACCCCCGGCGCGCTCGACGGCGCGCTTGGCGATCGCCAACCCAAGGCCGGTGCCGGCAATCTCGCCGCGCTGATCGCCGCGGTAGAACCGCTCGAAAGCATGCAGGCGCTCTGACTCCGACATTCCAGGACCTTCGTCGCGCACGGTGATCGTCGAGTGGCCGTTCGTCCGCGTCGCTCGAAGATGAATCGGGGCGTCCGGCGCGTACTTGAGGGCGTTCTCGATGACGTTCCAGACCGCTTCAGCCAACTCGCCCGGGTCTGCGGCGATCGTTTCGACGCCATCGACGCTGTAGTCGATCGTGCGCCGTTCGTCGAGGCGTTTCGCGGCGTCGCACTGGCTGCGCAGGAGCTCCGGAACGTTCACCTGGTCGATCCGCGGCGGAGCCTCGGAGTCGAGGCGCGCGAGCCGCATCAGCCGATCGATGAGGCCGCGCATGTGCTCTTTCTCGAGCGCCATCGTGGCGAGAATCTGCCGCGCGATGCGCGGCTCTTCGATCGCGCCGCGCCGCAGCACGTCAATATACCCCGCGATGACCGTCAGCGGCGTGCGCAGCTCGTGCGACGCGTCCGCGGCGAACTGACGCATGCGCTCCTCGGCGTGGCGCCGGTGATCCATCGCCGTGGCGACGCTGGCGACCGCGTCGTTAAACGCCGCCGTCAGCGAGGCGACTTCATCACCGCCTGCCATGACGAAGCGCCGCTGCGTGTAGTCGCCGTCGGCAAGCGCGCGCAGCGAATCGCTCACCTCGTTGATCGGGCGCAGCGATTGCTGCGCGAAGAGCCTTCCGACGAACCACGAGAGGAAGATCGCCGCGATCGCGATCGTCAGCACGATACGCCAATAGGGCGCGAGTGAGACGAGCAGCAGCGGGAAGGACGGAGCGAAGCCGACGTATCCGCCTTCCACGTAGGTCAACGAGAGCGGCTCGAGCCGCGTCGGGTCGGGCGGCATCGGCGGGAACGGGCCGCGATAACTGTAGAGCCGCACCGTGCCGTGCGGCGATGCGTGGTAGGTGGGAATGAAGTGCTGCATTCCGCCCGCCGCGACCACGCCGGCTAACGGTTTTGGCCGCAGCGTCTTGTCGCCTGCGAGATAGCGCCCTTTCAAGTCGTAGACGGTGACGCGGAGGCCGATGCCGCTGAGCGCGTTGACGATCTCGGGCGCCGCCTGCTTTAGCGTCATGCCCTCACGGCGATACTGATCGACGAGGATGCGCGCTTCTTCGTGCTTGGCGACCATCACGTCGCCGGAGAACTGCCAAAGCTCGACGACGAGTGCGATCGACGATGCCAGAATGACGATCAGCACCGTTACGCCGAGCAACGCCGCGTAAAGGGCCGACAGCCGAGCCGCAAGTTTCACGGTAGTGCGCTACTGCGAGAGGCCGTAGCCGACGCCTCGCACCGTGCGGATAAATGAGCCGGGCTCGCCGGGCCGATCGACTTTCGCGCGCAGATACGAGATGTAGGTTTCGACGATGTTCGGGCCGCCCTCGAAGTCGTGCCCCCACACGATCTCGAGCAAGTGATCCTTGCTGAAGACGCGCCGCGGCTCGCGCATGAAAACCTCGAGGAGATCGAACTCGCGTTGCGTGAACTCGAGCGGCTCTTTCCCTCGCCAGGCTTCGCGCGTGGCGGGGTTGATGGAGATGTCGCGCCAGCGCAGCACGTTCTCCTCGATGAGCTGCGGCCGGCGCAGTTTCGCCTGGAGGCGCGCGATGAGCTCTTCGAAGACGAAAGGCTTGACGAGATAGTCGTCGGCGCCCGAGCTCAAGGAGCGCACCTTGTCTTCGGTGCCGCCCTTCGCCGTGAGCATCAAAATCGGCGCCTGCGTGATTTCGCGCAGCCGCGGCAGGAGCGTGACGCCATCGATCTTCGGCATCATGATGTCGAGCACGATGAGCTCGGGATCGAAGACCTT
The Candidatus Binatia bacterium genome window above contains:
- a CDS encoding HAMP domain-containing sensor histidine kinase, which codes for MKLAARLSALYAALLGVTVLIVILASSIALVVELWQFSGDVMVAKHEEARILVDQYRREGMTLKQAAPEIVNALSGIGLRVTVYDLKGRYLAGDKTLRPKPLAGVVAAGGMQHFIPTYHASPHGTVRLYSYRGPFPPMPPDPTRLEPLSLTYVEGGYVGFAPSFPLLLVSLAPYWRIVLTIAIAAIFLSWFVGRLFAQQSLRPINEVSDSLRALADGDYTQRRFVMAGGDEVASLTAAFNDAVASVATAMDHRRHAEERMRQFAADASHELRTPLTVIAGYIDVLRRGAIEEPRIARQILATMALEKEHMRGLIDRLMRLARLDSEAPPRIDQVNVPELLRSQCDAAKRLDERRTIDYSVDGVETIAADPGELAEAVWNVIENALKYAPDAPIHLRATRTNGHSTITVRDEGPGMSESERLHAFERFYRGDQRGEIAGTGLGLAIAKRAVERAGGEITIDSALGQGTAVTITI
- a CDS encoding response regulator transcription factor, with protein sequence MPNARVAVIDDDRMVREMLELGLSREGYEVRTATDGLAAIELVKVFDPELIVLDIMMPKIDGVTLLPRLREITQAPILMLTAKGGTEDKVRSLSSGADDYLVKPFVFEELIARLQAKLRRPQLIEENVLRWRDISINPATREAWRGKEPLEFTQREFDLLEVFMREPRRVFSKDHLLEIVWGHDFEGGPNIVETYISYLRAKVDRPGEPGSFIRTVRGVGYGLSQ